A DNA window from Nitrospira sp. contains the following coding sequences:
- a CDS encoding molybdopterin-dependent oxidoreductase — MRNNESPLFMRRRTILQTLGLVATAGITGGCDAIGSIFGRMFAIPPRETTYFTPNSKFYVVNYADSAVSISREVNIEQWKVHVKGVVKTPLSLGWRDILNRDSYDQVSTLMCIDTLPGGDSLGTATWRGISLKKLLLDAGADEETARDVTFRGIDGYDDSIPFTRAMQDDVMIAFLMNGEKLPKEHGFPIRLIVPGLYGIKNVKWITEIEVYPGDYLGYWQRKGWTDDATIKIFSRIDSPGHYQTLRGSVQKFRGIAFGGPSSISKVELSFDAGRTWSECEIEPPMSPYSWVVWNYAWTAPKPGKFQTVVRATDTKGQLQIAEIVRPQPAGASGLHTIISELAEL, encoded by the coding sequence ATGAGAAACAATGAATCACCACTGTTCATGCGGCGCCGAACGATTCTACAAACGCTCGGTCTCGTCGCGACGGCCGGAATAACCGGAGGCTGCGACGCCATCGGTTCTATTTTTGGACGCATGTTTGCGATTCCGCCACGCGAGACCACCTATTTCACACCGAATTCTAAATTTTACGTCGTCAATTACGCCGATTCCGCCGTCTCGATATCACGCGAGGTGAATATCGAGCAATGGAAAGTTCACGTGAAAGGCGTCGTGAAAACACCGCTTTCACTGGGCTGGCGTGATATTTTGAATCGCGATTCCTACGATCAAGTCTCCACGCTCATGTGTATCGACACCCTCCCCGGCGGCGACAGCCTGGGCACTGCCACCTGGCGCGGTATTTCATTAAAAAAGCTCCTCCTGGACGCCGGCGCCGACGAAGAAACTGCACGGGATGTGACTTTTCGCGGGATCGATGGCTACGACGACAGCATTCCGTTTACACGCGCGATGCAGGACGACGTGATGATTGCCTTCTTGATGAACGGCGAAAAACTCCCTAAGGAGCATGGCTTCCCGATCCGCCTCATCGTCCCCGGCCTGTACGGCATTAAAAACGTGAAATGGATTACCGAGATCGAGGTCTACCCGGGTGATTACCTAGGATACTGGCAGCGCAAAGGCTGGACTGACGACGCCACGATCAAGATTTTCTCCCGCATCGATTCCCCCGGCCACTACCAGACCTTGCGCGGGTCCGTGCAGAAATTCCGCGGGATTGCCTTCGGCGGCCCCAGCTCCATCAGCAAAGTCGAGCTCAGCTTCGATGCCGGCCGCACGTGGAGCGAATGCGAGATTGAACCGCCGATGTCGCCCTACTCCTGGGTGGTTTGGAACTACGCCTGGACCGCGCCGAAGCCAGGAAAATTTCAAACCGTGGTGCGGGCGACCGATACAAAAGGTCAACTGCAGATAGCTGAAATCGTCCGGCCACAGCCGGCCGGCGCGAGCGGATTGCACACGATCATTTCGGAACTGGCAGAGCTGTAG
- a CDS encoding alpha/beta hydrolase produces MARRFILYSSLILSLTGCDLHAPALQQDRLTSLGSAQTHATATRVNGEIRRRAVTIDGVSLSILEAGTGDPIIFVHGVVTTSNIFPKYLNAYSPDFRGIAVDLRGYGESQKPESGFTIAQFSKDLIALADKLGIERPIWVGVSMGGMILQQLALDYPERVRALVLVSTTDGAMVLDKDLPTIGNPRDFRDVSKNIIVESFPQGTPATLYQPLLDRIPSWNGTVLREALTSMAQANVHGRISAITAPTLVAVGAKDDVATPAIARGIQAQIAGAQLVEFNTGHFMMAEDPEQFRKVLGEFLQSLRK; encoded by the coding sequence ATGGCACGACGTTTCATCCTCTATTCATCCCTCATCCTTAGCCTCACCGGCTGCGATCTGCATGCTCCGGCGTTGCAGCAAGACCGGCTGACGTCCCTGGGATCCGCCCAAACCCATGCAACGGCGACACGTGTGAACGGGGAAATCAGGCGGCGCGCCGTGACGATCGACGGCGTCTCGCTCAGCATTCTGGAAGCCGGCACCGGCGATCCGATCATCTTCGTTCACGGCGTCGTCACCACGAGCAATATTTTCCCGAAATATCTGAACGCCTACTCGCCGGACTTTCGAGGCATTGCCGTCGACCTCCGCGGATACGGCGAATCGCAAAAACCGGAGAGCGGTTTTACGATCGCACAGTTTTCCAAAGACCTGATTGCACTCGCGGACAAGCTGGGGATCGAGCGGCCGATCTGGGTCGGCGTCTCCATGGGTGGGATGATTTTGCAGCAGCTGGCTCTGGATTATCCTGAGCGCGTGCGGGCGCTCGTACTCGTCTCGACGACCGACGGGGCGATGGTGCTCGATAAGGACCTACCGACCATCGGCAACCCGCGCGACTTTCGCGACGTATCCAAGAACATTATCGTGGAGAGCTTCCCCCAGGGAACGCCCGCCACGCTCTATCAGCCCTTGTTGGACCGCATTCCGAGCTGGAACGGCACAGTACTCCGCGAAGCCCTCACAAGCATGGCTCAGGCCAACGTGCACGGAAGGATCAGCGCGATCACCGCGCCGACGCTCGTGGCGGTCGGAGCCAAAGATGATGTCGCGACTCCGGCCATCGCGCGCGGCATTCAGGCACAGATCGCCGGCGCGCAACTGGTGGAGTTCAACACCGGCCATTTCATGATGGCGGAAGATCCGGAACAGTTTCGGAAAGTGCTAGGAGAATTCCTGCAGAGTCTGAGGAAGTAA
- a CDS encoding pseudouridine synthase produces MKATSRMTQATSSPARVHTIAFHKPYGVLPCFTDPGGRPTLADYVELPGVYAAGRLDMDSEGLMLLTSDGTLSHRITDPQHKLPKVYLVQVERMPDEQALQQLRQGVVLSGTKTRPAEVRLLDEPPALPDRSVPIRFRKTVPTCWIEMTIREGMNRQVRRMTAAVGHPALRLVRVAIGPISLGNLAPGVWRDLTAGEVQAIQGSGAAAGSKPRRPESPRTSRRATE; encoded by the coding sequence GTGAAAGCCACGTCCCGCATGACACAGGCCACGTCGAGTCCAGCGCGCGTTCACACCATCGCGTTTCATAAGCCCTACGGCGTTCTGCCGTGTTTTACCGATCCTGGCGGGCGGCCGACGCTCGCCGACTATGTCGAGTTGCCTGGTGTCTATGCGGCCGGGCGGCTGGATATGGACAGTGAAGGGTTGATGCTCCTGACATCCGACGGAACGCTCTCTCACCGCATCACCGATCCGCAACACAAGCTTCCGAAGGTCTATCTGGTGCAAGTTGAACGGATGCCCGATGAGCAGGCGCTCCAGCAATTGCGCCAGGGTGTGGTGCTGAGCGGAACCAAGACGAGGCCGGCGGAGGTTCGCTTGCTGGACGAGCCGCCGGCATTGCCGGATCGGTCGGTGCCCATTCGGTTCAGGAAAACCGTGCCGACCTGTTGGATCGAGATGACCATTCGCGAAGGGATGAATCGGCAGGTGCGTCGCATGACCGCGGCGGTCGGGCACCCGGCGCTGCGGTTGGTTCGGGTGGCGATTGGCCCTATCTCGTTGGGGAATCTTGCGCCCGGTGTCTGGCGTGATTTGACCGCTGGCGAGGTGCAGGCGATTCAGGGCAGTGGAGCGGCCGCTGGCAGCAAACCACGGCGGCCGGAATCTCCGAGAACTTCACGCCGCGCCACTGAATAG
- a CDS encoding Slp family lipoprotein, translating into MMINWIRMIAALWWSALMLPGCASHVVVPAALEAQLDKDVTFAQILAAPESLVGKRIVVGGEVLKAKRIAAGMLIEVLQLPLNADYEPTVVRTDSQGRFLALTQELLDPATIREGTAITLVGEVTGARMDRLDEVEYRYPTFGVKHLYAWPPGYGSEPRSGFSLGVFGGMGVGSGGRIGGGFGRGY; encoded by the coding sequence ATGATGATCAATTGGATCAGGATGATCGCCGCGCTGTGGTGGAGCGCGTTGATGCTGCCCGGCTGCGCGTCGCACGTTGTCGTGCCGGCGGCGCTTGAGGCCCAGCTCGACAAGGATGTCACCTTCGCGCAGATTCTTGCGGCGCCGGAGTCCTTGGTCGGGAAACGGATTGTGGTCGGCGGTGAGGTACTGAAGGCAAAGCGGATCGCTGCCGGCATGCTGATCGAAGTATTGCAGCTTCCATTGAACGCCGACTATGAACCGACGGTTGTGAGGACAGACTCGCAAGGCCGATTCCTGGCGCTCACTCAAGAATTGCTCGACCCGGCGACGATCCGGGAGGGGACGGCGATCACTCTGGTTGGCGAAGTGACCGGAGCCCGCATGGATCGCCTCGATGAGGTGGAGTATCGGTATCCGACCTTTGGCGTGAAGCATCTCTATGCGTGGCCGCCCGGGTATGGTTCGGAGCCGCGATCAGGGTTTTCTCTCGGGGTCTTCGGTGGCATGGGCGTGGGAAGCGGCGGGCGAATCGGCGGAGGATTCGGCCGTGGCTACTGA
- a CDS encoding OmpA family protein has translation MHPRSPFQTSSLRTASLIALCAIAPIGCVTNETHTKALTELDATKKTSAQRAAELEALKKQSQAQSDQLKQQLASLQQNLDQESAQRKTAEEAAAALAKERAALEARSGELQSKLDGLEKDKGQLGTELSAVRGQIDQLQQKLADEAAQVSALEKDKQQLASGTASAQSEIAKLQKRAADLEAEAARVAKEREQLRQEQTQLTASLEQERTRLKAEEAEKARLEQERAAKEAEIARLTRTQEELSKSLQDEISKGNITIQQVRDQLTINMVDRVLFDSGQAQVKPAGVKVLKQVGDVLNKITDKQIRIEGHTDNVPISTKLQDKFKTNWELSTARATNVVRYLIDQGGVGRQHMSAVGYAETRPIAPNETEQGRSANRRIEIVLHPKDLSKITGQLGSTGPDGK, from the coding sequence ATGCATCCACGTAGTCCGTTCCAGACCTCATCGCTCCGAACCGCCTCGTTGATCGCCTTGTGCGCCATCGCCCCGATCGGATGCGTCACGAATGAAACGCACACCAAAGCGCTCACCGAACTGGATGCCACGAAGAAAACATCCGCTCAACGGGCCGCCGAACTTGAGGCGTTGAAGAAACAATCTCAGGCCCAATCGGATCAACTCAAACAGCAACTCGCCAGCCTGCAGCAGAATCTGGATCAGGAATCGGCGCAACGAAAAACCGCCGAGGAGGCCGCGGCCGCACTGGCCAAAGAACGGGCAGCCCTGGAGGCCCGCTCGGGAGAATTGCAGTCCAAGCTGGACGGCCTGGAAAAAGACAAGGGCCAACTCGGCACCGAGCTGAGCGCGGTGCGCGGCCAGATCGACCAACTCCAACAGAAGCTGGCCGACGAGGCGGCCCAGGTCAGCGCGCTGGAAAAAGACAAACAACAATTGGCCAGTGGGACCGCTTCCGCCCAGAGCGAGATCGCCAAGCTGCAGAAGCGCGCCGCCGACCTTGAAGCAGAAGCCGCCCGCGTCGCCAAGGAACGCGAGCAACTCCGCCAGGAACAAACCCAGCTCACGGCGAGCCTGGAGCAGGAACGAACGCGACTGAAGGCCGAGGAAGCCGAGAAGGCCCGGCTTGAACAGGAACGCGCCGCCAAAGAAGCGGAGATCGCGCGGCTGACTCGCACGCAGGAGGAACTGTCCAAATCACTCCAGGACGAAATTTCGAAAGGCAACATCACGATCCAGCAGGTTCGCGATCAGTTGACGATCAACATGGTCGACCGGGTGCTCTTCGACTCGGGGCAGGCGCAGGTTAAGCCGGCCGGAGTCAAAGTCTTGAAGCAGGTCGGCGATGTCTTGAACAAGATTACCGATAAACAAATCCGCATCGAAGGTCATACGGACAACGTGCCGATCAGCACGAAGCTACAGGATAAATTCAAAACGAATTGGGAGCTCTCCACCGCCCGCGCCACCAATGTCGTGCGGTACTTGATCGATCAAGGTGGAGTGGGCCGGCAGCATATGTCCGCCGTCGGCTATGCCGAGACGCGCCCGATTGCTCCCAACGAGACCGAGCAGGGCCGAAGCGCCAATCGACGGATCGAAATCGTCCTCCATCCGAAAGACCTCTCCAAAATCACCGGCCAGCTGGGCTCCACCGGTCCGGACGGGAAATAA
- a CDS encoding DUF2959 domain-containing protein, giving the protein MFRLIGLATILSLAFGLTACDTAYIATMEKMGYAKRDILSSRVKSARNAQEDAKKEIQSALEQFGKVVGYQGGDLETTYKKLNSELESSEDSAEAVRKRIKDVESVADSLFAEWKTELGQYSSADLRRKSEERLTQTKARYNEMLGAMKKAEQRIDPVLKPLRDQVLYLKHNLNARALAAIKGELVKVDAQVDQLVKDMNKSIAEADKFIQSMEKEPA; this is encoded by the coding sequence ATGTTTCGATTAATCGGTCTCGCCACAATACTCTCCCTCGCCTTCGGACTGACGGCCTGCGATACCGCCTACATAGCCACGATGGAGAAGATGGGCTATGCCAAACGCGATATTCTGAGCAGCCGGGTCAAGTCTGCGCGCAATGCGCAGGAGGACGCCAAGAAAGAAATCCAGAGCGCCCTGGAACAATTCGGAAAAGTCGTCGGCTATCAAGGTGGCGATCTGGAAACCACCTACAAGAAACTGAACAGCGAGTTGGAAAGCAGCGAAGACAGCGCCGAGGCCGTGCGGAAACGGATCAAGGATGTCGAGAGCGTGGCGGATTCGCTGTTCGCCGAATGGAAGACCGAACTCGGCCAATATTCCAGCGCCGATCTCCGGCGCAAGAGTGAAGAGAGGCTGACTCAGACCAAAGCCCGGTACAACGAGATGCTCGGAGCCATGAAAAAGGCCGAACAGCGCATCGACCCGGTGTTGAAACCGCTTCGCGATCAAGTCCTCTACCTGAAACACAACCTGAATGCACGCGCCCTGGCCGCTATCAAAGGCGAACTCGTCAAGGTCGACGCCCAGGTCGATCAACTGGTCAAGGACATGAACAAGTCCATCGCCGAAGCGGACAAATTCATTCAATCGATGGAAAAAGAACCGGCCTAA
- a CDS encoding neutral zinc metallopeptidase encodes MRWEGQRESSNIEDRRGMSPARVGSVGGLGIGGIVLVLAVSYFTGTNPLTLINMLSGVQSMTESSGPAETGPTGPPSDQLGKFASVVLADTETTWKQLLGADYKEPRLVLFSGSVRSACGTTSSAVGPFYCPGDHKVYLDLTFFNEMAQRLGAPGDFAQAYVIAHEVGHHVQNLTGVTEKITRLQRQASEKDANALSVRMELQADCFAGVWGHHANRKRNLIEPGDFEEGLKAAAAIGDDRLQKMGQGYVQPESWTHGSSDQRMTWLRRGLESGDPNVCNTFEGPRS; translated from the coding sequence ATGCGGTGGGAAGGACAACGGGAAAGCAGCAATATCGAAGACCGCCGTGGCATGAGCCCGGCCCGGGTCGGCAGTGTCGGCGGACTGGGAATCGGCGGCATCGTGTTGGTGCTCGCCGTCAGCTACTTTACCGGCACCAATCCCCTGACGCTCATCAATATGCTGAGCGGAGTCCAGAGCATGACGGAGTCCTCGGGGCCGGCCGAAACCGGGCCGACCGGCCCTCCCAGCGACCAACTCGGCAAGTTTGCTTCAGTAGTCCTCGCGGATACGGAAACTACCTGGAAGCAATTGCTGGGCGCTGACTATAAAGAACCCCGACTCGTCCTCTTCAGCGGTAGCGTCCGGTCCGCCTGCGGGACGACTTCATCGGCCGTCGGTCCGTTTTATTGTCCGGGGGATCACAAGGTGTATCTCGATCTGACGTTCTTCAACGAGATGGCTCAACGCCTCGGCGCCCCCGGAGATTTTGCGCAGGCCTATGTCATCGCGCATGAGGTGGGACACCACGTGCAGAATCTGACGGGTGTGACTGAGAAAATCACTCGTCTTCAGCGTCAGGCATCGGAGAAAGACGCGAATGCCTTGTCCGTCCGCATGGAGCTCCAAGCCGACTGCTTCGCCGGCGTGTGGGGCCACCATGCCAACCGCAAGCGCAATCTGATCGAGCCGGGCGATTTCGAAGAAGGACTCAAAGCCGCCGCCGCCATCGGCGACGATCGCCTGCAGAAAATGGGTCAGGGATACGTCCAACCGGAAAGCTGGACCCACGGTTCATCCGACCAACGGATGACCTGGCTCAGGCGGGGCCTGGAAAGCGGCGATCCCAACGTGTGCAACACCTTTGAAGGACCACGCTCATGA
- a CDS encoding FUN14 domain-containing protein: MSQDEQESKNHLATGALETLFADPPWHSKPFLSAGATTIAGVGAWMNDMMSPALARGGASFMGGFLIGWAIRRTVKLAAIVAGILLTLLAAVKMTGVVDLDWTAIEENISHSLAWAQGKAEGFKEVLTGYLPSAGAGGAGTFLGFRKK, translated from the coding sequence ATGAGCCAAGACGAACAGGAGTCCAAGAACCATCTGGCAACCGGCGCCCTTGAGACACTCTTCGCCGATCCGCCATGGCATTCGAAGCCTTTCCTCAGCGCAGGAGCTACGACTATCGCCGGAGTCGGGGCCTGGATGAATGACATGATGTCGCCGGCCCTCGCCCGCGGAGGGGCCAGCTTTATGGGAGGCTTCTTGATCGGCTGGGCGATTCGCCGGACGGTCAAACTTGCCGCCATTGTCGCAGGAATCCTACTGACTCTGCTGGCCGCCGTGAAAATGACCGGGGTCGTCGACCTCGACTGGACCGCGATCGAAGAAAATATTTCGCACAGCCTCGCCTGGGCTCAGGGCAAAGCGGAGGGCTTCAAGGAAGTCCTCACGGGCTATCTCCCCTCGGCGGGAGCAGGCGGCGCCGGAACATTTTTGGGATTTCGGAAGAAGTAG
- a CDS encoding trypsin-like peptidase domain-containing protein: MPTAPAHAELSPAALDRAKLATVGVLEDTQDQRTPDKPGKILVRGTGFHLRDGYIVTARHAAEKHDVTTGTIIEKQIHILTTDLHELTADLVGDSAFMDVVVYRVAEAHRAKLRATASFAAGDVQPGQDVFTVGYPMGWGPTMSFGHLGNTNTFLQTVDTRLIQADVAACSGNSGGGLFNDKGDVVGIMHAIIQTERDDSTAHCSRMAFAIPALLAERIVKSAIDGKPMTFSKMGIHMMAVKDGTKWRMAVKEVNEPSKSAGIQKHDIIIAVDGTEINDAAHLKNYLIERTTPGQQVRVKVRRIDADLTFTVTLGGG, from the coding sequence ATGCCGACAGCACCCGCGCATGCAGAACTATCCCCTGCGGCGCTCGACCGCGCCAAGCTCGCGACCGTCGGCGTGCTCGAAGATACGCAAGATCAGCGGACGCCGGATAAACCGGGAAAGATTCTGGTTCGCGGCACCGGCTTTCACCTGCGCGACGGCTACATCGTGACCGCCCGTCATGCCGCAGAGAAGCACGATGTCACCACCGGCACCATCATTGAGAAGCAGATCCATATCCTGACGACGGATCTGCACGAACTCACCGCGGACCTGGTCGGCGACAGCGCCTTCATGGATGTCGTCGTCTATCGCGTGGCGGAAGCCCACCGGGCCAAGCTTCGCGCCACCGCCTCCTTTGCCGCCGGCGACGTGCAGCCCGGCCAAGATGTCTTCACCGTCGGCTATCCGATGGGCTGGGGACCCACGATGTCCTTCGGGCATTTGGGCAATACGAATACATTCCTCCAAACGGTGGACACCAGACTGATCCAGGCCGACGTCGCGGCTTGCAGCGGCAACTCCGGCGGTGGACTCTTTAACGACAAGGGGGACGTGGTCGGCATTATGCACGCCATCATCCAAACCGAACGGGACGACTCCACCGCCCACTGCAGCCGCATGGCCTTTGCGATTCCGGCGTTGCTGGCTGAACGGATCGTGAAGTCGGCCATCGACGGAAAGCCGATGACCTTCTCGAAGATGGGCATTCACATGATGGCCGTGAAGGACGGCACGAAATGGCGCATGGCGGTGAAGGAAGTGAATGAGCCGTCCAAGTCAGCCGGCATTCAGAAGCACGACATCATCATTGCGGTGGATGGAACCGAGATCAACGACGCGGCGCATTTGAAGAATTATCTGATCGAGCGAACCACCCCGGGCCAGCAAGTGCGTGTCAAAGTCCGCCGCATTGATGCGGATCTGACGTTTACGGTGACGTTAGGAGGCGGATAG
- a CDS encoding S16 family serine protease, whose translation MLARLSEHRHLHMLSWLFGLWCFHSGEIFVPAAWAETWVCPQPGQSDLYTDHSGRGCWKLGEPKTYSSLEVVPAPIFPPLKASSVPESKSTAVHMPAQNLNKPAPFPDVSLTVPVLGISSEGTVGSITGSWNGLVARITVGYREDGRGPEILPNENLKPVSVGSLHTAVIAAARAVGYDPRYLTVRLLIPTKMDGPSAGGIMAVGIAAALLGDPIRPDVCMSGTIEPTLEIKPVGRLVDKMNACRDLKKTTMIVPDGLDNSHLNFTGAEKAIHVIEVHTLAEAYTAATGQSLRQAVH comes from the coding sequence ATGTTGGCACGCTTATCTGAGCATCGACATCTGCACATGTTGTCCTGGCTATTCGGTCTCTGGTGTTTCCACTCCGGGGAAATCTTCGTCCCGGCAGCCTGGGCGGAGACCTGGGTCTGTCCACAGCCTGGACAATCAGATCTGTACACGGACCATAGTGGGCGGGGCTGTTGGAAGCTGGGGGAGCCCAAGACCTATTCGTCTTTGGAAGTTGTTCCGGCGCCTATCTTCCCACCGCTCAAAGCGAGTTCTGTACCTGAGTCGAAATCGACCGCTGTGCACATGCCTGCCCAGAACTTGAATAAGCCGGCTCCATTTCCTGATGTATCTCTGACCGTGCCGGTTCTCGGCATTTCATCAGAGGGCACGGTGGGATCGATTACCGGCTCGTGGAATGGACTCGTTGCGCGGATTACGGTCGGCTACAGGGAGGACGGCAGGGGGCCGGAGATTCTGCCCAATGAGAATCTGAAGCCGGTATCGGTTGGGTCATTGCATACGGCTGTGATTGCTGCAGCGAGGGCTGTGGGATACGACCCTCGATACTTGACCGTTCGCCTGCTGATCCCGACGAAGATGGATGGTCCGAGCGCCGGTGGAATTATGGCTGTCGGCATTGCTGCGGCTCTTCTCGGTGATCCGATTCGCCCCGATGTGTGCATGTCAGGAACGATTGAGCCGACGCTGGAGATCAAGCCGGTTGGCCGACTGGTGGATAAGATGAACGCCTGCCGGGATCTCAAAAAGACCACGATGATCGTGCCGGACGGATTGGACAACAGCCATCTCAATTTTACCGGAGCGGAGAAGGCTATTCATGTCATCGAGGTCCATACGCTGGCTGAGGCGTACACCGCTGCGACCGGCCAATCGCTGCGTCAGGCGGTCCACTGA
- the rnhA gene encoding ribonuclease HI codes for MIEIYTDGACSGNPGPGGWGALLRIGGAETELCGGEPATTNNRMELLAVIEALQALAQPVEARVYTDSQYVQKGISEWIHSWKRRGWKTAGKEPVKNEDLWRRLDALASGHKLEWHWVRGHNGHPENERVDALARAGLEQSRSAGKKVGGPVAAAAPVATPVKERGAIAHSRPILDIQHATVYRGETCVFSDFSLALQEGEHAAIVGPNGAGKSTLLKLLAGGVHPLPLDETRISLFGEEGGNVWEVRKRLGIVSHDLHRDYLICAEGLNVILSWYYASNDTYEYQEFSEAQVVRAREVMKELGIESLAGRRFGHLSTGEQRRFLLGRALVHDPSVLVLDEPTSGLDLKACFQYLDLLRAQIRKGKTVLLVTHHLHEIPPEIERVVLLKEGQIVADGSKANLLTDINLSRLFDQPVTLVRANGWYQALPG; via the coding sequence ATGATCGAGATCTATACGGATGGTGCCTGTAGTGGGAATCCCGGTCCTGGCGGTTGGGGTGCCTTGCTGCGTATCGGCGGTGCTGAAACGGAACTCTGCGGCGGGGAGCCGGCGACGACGAACAACCGCATGGAACTGCTTGCCGTCATTGAAGCCTTGCAGGCGCTCGCCCAGCCGGTGGAAGCGCGCGTCTATACCGATTCACAGTATGTCCAGAAGGGCATCAGCGAATGGATCCATAGCTGGAAGCGGCGCGGCTGGAAAACGGCCGGTAAAGAGCCGGTGAAGAATGAGGATTTGTGGCGTCGTCTCGATGCGCTGGCTTCCGGCCACAAGCTTGAATGGCACTGGGTGCGGGGGCATAACGGGCATCCGGAGAATGAACGCGTAGATGCCCTGGCTCGTGCAGGGCTTGAACAGTCGCGCAGCGCTGGTAAGAAAGTCGGCGGTCCAGTTGCCGCTGCTGCACCGGTCGCCACTCCTGTCAAAGAGAGGGGCGCTATAGCGCACTCTCGTCCAATCCTCGATATTCAACACGCGACCGTCTATCGGGGGGAGACCTGTGTCTTCTCCGACTTCTCCCTCGCTCTACAAGAAGGAGAGCATGCAGCGATTGTCGGTCCCAATGGGGCCGGCAAATCGACGTTGCTCAAACTCTTAGCGGGCGGCGTCCATCCGTTGCCGTTGGATGAGACCAGAATCAGTCTCTTCGGCGAGGAAGGCGGGAATGTCTGGGAGGTGCGCAAGCGACTCGGAATTGTGTCGCACGATCTCCATCGGGACTATCTGATCTGTGCAGAGGGGCTGAATGTCATTCTGTCCTGGTACTACGCAAGCAACGACACGTATGAGTATCAGGAGTTCAGCGAGGCGCAGGTCGTGCGGGCGCGCGAGGTAATGAAGGAGTTAGGTATTGAGTCATTGGCCGGCCGTCGATTCGGCCATCTCTCAACCGGCGAGCAACGCCGCTTTCTCCTCGGCCGCGCGCTGGTGCATGATCCTTCTGTGCTGGTTTTAGATGAACCGACGAGCGGACTCGATCTGAAGGCCTGCTTCCAATACCTGGATCTCTTGCGTGCGCAGATCCGCAAAGGGAAGACCGTGCTCCTCGTCACGCATCATCTGCACGAGATCCCGCCGGAGATTGAGCGGGTCGTCTTGCTCAAAGAGGGGCAGATTGTCGCTGATGGGAGCAAAGCCAATCTGCTCACAGACATAAACCTCAGCCGGCTTTTTGACCAGCCCGTGACGCTTGTCCGGGCCAACGGTTGGTATCAAGCCCTGCCTGGGTAA
- the aroC gene encoding chorismate synthase, translated as MAGNSIGHIFTVTSFGESHGPAIGCVVDGCPPGMALSVEDIQGDLDRRKPGTSRHVTQRQESDRVEILSGVFERKTTGTPIALLIRNEDQRSRDYGNLIDTFRPGHADYTYWQKYGIRDHRGGGRSSARETAVRVAAAAIAKKWLHENHGVVIRGYLSQLGPIDVPFQSWDEVRANPFFAANADLVAKLEAFMDDLRKSGDSVGAKITTVAEHVPVGWGAPVYAKLDSDLAGAMMSINAVKAVEIGAGFASVAQRGSEHGDELTPEGFVTNHAGGVLGGISTGQDIVVTIGIKPTSSIRIPRRSIDKQGQPVTVETNGRHDPCVGIRATPIAEAMLALVLMDHALLHRAQNADVKTATPKISGSAKKAASSVGKKSTAKIDQDPAEA; from the coding sequence ATGGCCGGCAACAGTATCGGACACATCTTCACCGTCACCTCCTTTGGCGAGAGCCACGGGCCGGCGATCGGCTGTGTCGTGGACGGGTGCCCGCCGGGGATGGCGCTCTCGGTCGAAGACATTCAGGGCGATTTGGACCGGCGCAAGCCTGGCACGTCCCGCCACGTCACGCAACGGCAGGAATCGGACCGCGTCGAAATTCTTTCCGGTGTCTTTGAGAGGAAGACGACCGGGACTCCGATTGCCCTCCTCATCCGTAACGAAGACCAGCGCAGCCGGGATTACGGCAACCTCATCGATACGTTCCGTCCGGGCCACGCCGACTACACCTATTGGCAGAAGTACGGCATCCGCGATCATCGCGGCGGGGGACGCTCTTCGGCTCGTGAAACGGCGGTGCGTGTCGCGGCGGCGGCCATTGCGAAGAAGTGGCTGCATGAAAATCACGGGGTCGTGATTCGAGGCTATCTCAGCCAGTTGGGACCGATCGACGTGCCGTTCCAGAGTTGGGATGAGGTCAGAGCCAATCCGTTCTTTGCGGCCAATGCCGATCTCGTTGCGAAACTCGAAGCGTTTATGGATGATTTGCGGAAATCCGGCGATTCCGTCGGCGCGAAGATCACCACGGTGGCCGAGCATGTGCCGGTCGGGTGGGGAGCCCCGGTGTATGCGAAGCTGGATTCCGACCTGGCCGGCGCGATGATGAGCATCAACGCCGTGAAGGCGGTCGAAATCGGTGCAGGCTTCGCCTCGGTCGCTCAGCGCGGCTCCGAACATGGCGACGAACTGACGCCCGAAGGCTTTGTGACCAACCATGCCGGGGGCGTTCTCGGCGGCATCTCAACGGGGCAGGATATCGTTGTTACGATTGGCATCAAGCCGACCTCCAGCATCCGTATCCCGCGCCGGTCGATCGACAAGCAAGGCCAGCCGGTCACCGTCGAAACGAATGGCCGCCATGACCCCTGCGTGGGCATCAGAGCCACGCCGATCGCCGAAGCCATGCTGGCCCTCGTCCTTATGGATCATGCCCTCCTGCATCGCGCGCAGAACGCCGACGTGAAGACCGCGACTCCGAAGATTTCAGGTTCGGCAAAGAAGGCTGCTTCTTCCGTGGGCAAGAAATCGACTGCGAAGATCGATCAGGATCCTGCCGAAGCGTAA